Proteins encoded by one window of Dioscorea cayenensis subsp. rotundata cultivar TDr96_F1 chromosome 20, TDr96_F1_v2_PseudoChromosome.rev07_lg8_w22 25.fasta, whole genome shotgun sequence:
- the LOC120251966 gene encoding receptor protein kinase-like protein ZAR1 produces the protein MSVYVLLLLIIVPAVSGLNLTNEEVTALLSFKSSVSYDPDDSLSNWNSSIDENPCSWDGITCKQGKVVSLSIPRKGLVGYLPAALGSLSSLRHLNLRSNRLFGNLPLELFFVKSLQSLVLYGNSLSGPLPQEISNFTSLQNLDLSHNLFKGLIPSSLIRCQRLRSLHLSNNNFSGPLPNGFGRSLVFLERLDLSFNSLNGSIPGDIGELSSLQGTVDLSHNLFSGLIPPSLGNVPDNVYIDLSFNNLSGLIPQNGALVNRGPTAFIGNPALCGPPLKRPCSSSSVVVSSPSSPLPFQPNNYQPMSSVPNNGVSDNHRGMSKGLVIAIIISDVIVLFVIAFVFFYCYKRATSSLRKEKVEEIASNNNKGNNSRKECRCFFAKGESETISEDTEQIDLVPLDDLVRFDIDELLKASAFVLGKSWMGIVYKVVLEDGLNLAVRRLGEGSSQRLKEFKTEVEAIGKIRHPCIVSLRAYYWSNEEKLLIYDYITNGNLSAAIHGTPGMVEFKPMSWTMRLNIMRGIAQGLAFLHEFSPKKCVHGDLRPNNILLGQNMEPYISDLGLNRLVNIVRGSSLLPSERMNADKPQIQQTDVPGSPAPKLGSCYHAPETLRTLKPSQKWDVYSYGVILMEMISGRPPMVLLDTSEVDLVKWVEFCIEQKRPLADLLDPQLVPELQKENEMVYVLKIALACVQINAERRPSMRNVVDTLDKLTHVK, from the exons ATGAGTGTATATGTTCTTCTGCTGCTCATCATAGTCCCTGCTGTTTCTGGCTTGAATTTAACAAATGAGGAAGTTACTGCTCTTCTCTCTTTCAAGTCTTCTGTTTCTTATGATCCAGATGATTCTCTGAGCAACTGGAACTCCTCCATTGATGAGAACCCATGCTCTTGGGATGGCATTACATGCAAGCAAGGTAAGGTGGTTTCTTTGAGCATACCAAGGAAGGGGCTTGTGGGTTATTTGCCTGCTGCTCTTGGCTCTCTTTCTTCTCTCAGGCATCTCAATCTCAGGAGCAATAGACTCTTTGGCAACCTTCCATTAGAGCTCTTCTTTGTAAAGAGCCTCCAAAGTCTTGTTCTTTATGGCAACTCCTTGTCTGGACCTCTTCCTCAAGAGATCAGCAACTTTACTTCCTTGCAGAATTTGGACCTCTCCCACAATCTCTTCAAAGGCTTGATACCTTCCTCATTGATTCGATGTCAAAGGTTGAGGTCACTTCACTTGAGCAACAACAACTTCTCTGGTCCCTTGCCAAATGGCTTTGGCAGAAGTTTGGTTTTTCTTGAAAGACTAGACCTTTCTTTTAACTCGCTGAATGGTTCCATCCCTGGTGACATTGGTGAGCTTTCTAGTCTTCAAGGAACTGTGGACTTGTCCCATAATTTGTTCTCTGGCTTGATTCCTCCCAGTCTTGGCAATGTCCCAGATAATGTGTACATTGATCTCAGTTTCAATAATTTGAGTGGTCTCATTCCACAGAATGGAGCTTTGGTGAATAGAGGGCCAACAGCATTTATAGGGAACCCTGCTCTATGTGGTCCTCCATTGAAGAgaccttgttcttcttcctcagtTGTTGTGAGCAGTCCATCCTCACCACTCCCTTTTCAGCCTAACAATTACCAACCAATGAGCAGTGTTCCTAACAATGGAGTCAGTGACAACCACAGAGGCATGAGCAAAGGCCTGGTCATCGCCATCATCATAAGCGATGTTATCGTACTCTTTGTGATTGCATTTGTCTTCTTTTACTGCTACAAGAGAGCAACTTCTTCGCTGAGAAAGGAGAAGGTGGAGGAAATTGCCTCAAACAACAATAAGGGTAATAATAGCCGGAAGGAATGCCGGTGTTTCTTTGCGAAGGGTGAATCAGAGACAATATCAGAAGATACAGAACAGATTGATCTGGTGCCTTTGGATGACCTTGTGCGTTTTGATATCGATGAGCTATTGAAGGCTTCAGCTTTTGTTCTCGGCAAAAGCTGGATGGGAATTGTGTATAAGGTTGTGTTGGAGGATGGATTGAACTTGGCTGTGAGGAGATTGGGAGAGGGAAGCTCACAGAGGCTTAAAGAGTTCAAAACGGAGGTGGAGGCAATTGGAAAGATTAGACATCCTTGTATTGTTTCTTTGAGAGCTTATTACTGGTCTAATGAAGAGAAACTGCTAATTTATGATTACATAACTAATGGCAACCTCTCTGCTGCAATTCACG GCACACCAGGAATGGTTGAATTTAAGCCGATGTCCTGGACTATGAGGTTAAATATTATGAGAGGAATTGCTCAGGGTCTGGCATTTCTGCATGAGTTCAGTCCAAAGAAGTGTGTCCATGGTGATCTCAGGCCAAACAACATCCTTCTTGGCCAAAACATGGAACCTTACATATCTGATCTCGGTCTCAACCGTCTCGTTAACATAGTACGAGGATCTTCATTGCTGCCGTCAGAACGGATGAACGCTGATAAACCTCAAATTCAACAAACCGATGTTCCCGGGAGCCCAGCCCCGAAGCTCGGATCATGTTATCATGCTCCAGAAACACTGAGGACTCTGAAACCTTCTCAGAAATGGGATGTATACTCATATGGAGTGATTCTGATGGAAATGATTTCTGGTAGACCTCCAATGGTTCTGTTGGATACTTCAGAAGTAGATCTTGTTAAGTGGGTTGAGTTCTGCATTGAACAGAAAAGACCACTAGCAGATTTGTTGGACCCTCAATTAGTTCCTGAACTGCAGAAAGAAAATGAGATGGTTTATGTGCTTAAGATTGCCTTAGCATGTGTTCAAATCAATGCCGAAAGGAGGCCAAGTATGAGGAATGTGGTTGACACTCTGGATAAGTTAACTCATGTGAAATAG